From a region of the Streptomyces tirandamycinicus genome:
- a CDS encoding biotin carboxylase N-terminal domain-containing protein, whose product MIETLLVANRGEIACRVFRTCRELGIATVAVYADPDEGALHTREADAAVRLPGAAPAATYLRGDLIVKAALAAGADAVHPGYGFLSENADFAREVVDAGLTWIGPPPDAIEAMASKTRAKELMGIAPLDAGTVTEGDLPLLVKAAAGGGGRGMRVVRELDALKDELAAARAEALSAFGDGEVFVEPYVEGGRHVEVQILADAHGTVWALGTRDCSLQRRHQKVVEEAPAPGLGEELTARLEEMAVRAARATGYRGAGTVEFLVVGARAHFLEMNTRLQVEHPVTEAVFGVDLVALQIRVAEGAALPPAPPAQRGHAVEARLYAEDPSRSWSPQTGTLHALSFPAGGGPGPTRGDGASGSPSGPGSTRGDGASGSPCGPGCTPGGGTAGSPSGPGPVPGDGASGTPSARAWTRVDAGYGDGDRIGVHYDAMIAKVVVWAPTRREAVRRLAGDLARARIHGPVTNRELLVRSLRHPEFAEVRMDTGFYDRHLPALTGAADGEELAALAAALADAAARRAGGDAAGTTARLGGWRNLSSQPQVKRYRGRDTEHEVRYRFTRDGVRAEDFPGVRVRRAAPDAVRIETDGVEKEFRIAVYGDDRVHVDTPTSAHTLTRLPRFPDPTAQREPGSLLAPMPGTVVRVAEGIAPGAAVTAGQPLVWLEAMKMEHRITAPASGTLTALHAAPGRQVEVGALLAVVQAAAQEEHPS is encoded by the coding sequence ATGATCGAAACCCTGCTCGTCGCCAACCGCGGTGAGATCGCCTGCCGGGTGTTCCGCACCTGCCGGGAGCTCGGCATCGCGACGGTCGCCGTCTACGCCGACCCGGACGAGGGCGCCCTGCACACCCGGGAGGCCGACGCCGCGGTGCGGCTGCCGGGGGCCGCGCCCGCCGCCACCTATCTGCGCGGCGACCTGATCGTGAAGGCGGCGCTCGCGGCCGGCGCGGACGCCGTCCACCCCGGCTACGGATTCCTGTCCGAGAACGCCGACTTCGCCCGCGAGGTCGTCGACGCGGGCCTGACCTGGATCGGGCCGCCCCCGGACGCCATCGAGGCGATGGCGTCCAAGACCCGGGCCAAGGAGCTGATGGGGATCGCGCCGCTCGACGCGGGCACGGTCACCGAGGGCGATCTGCCCCTGCTGGTGAAGGCGGCGGCGGGCGGCGGCGGTCGCGGGATGCGCGTCGTCCGCGAACTGGACGCGCTGAAGGACGAGCTGGCCGCCGCCCGGGCCGAGGCCCTGAGCGCCTTCGGGGACGGCGAGGTCTTCGTCGAGCCGTACGTCGAGGGCGGCCGCCATGTGGAGGTGCAGATCCTCGCGGACGCCCACGGCACGGTGTGGGCCCTCGGCACCCGGGACTGCTCGCTGCAGCGCCGCCACCAGAAGGTCGTCGAGGAGGCGCCCGCCCCGGGGCTGGGCGAGGAACTGACCGCCCGCCTGGAGGAGATGGCGGTCCGGGCCGCCCGGGCGACCGGCTATCGGGGCGCGGGCACGGTGGAGTTCCTCGTGGTCGGCGCCCGGGCGCACTTCCTGGAGATGAACACCCGGCTCCAGGTGGAGCACCCCGTCACCGAGGCGGTGTTCGGTGTCGACCTGGTGGCCCTGCAGATCCGGGTCGCCGAGGGTGCCGCCCTGCCGCCCGCTCCGCCCGCGCAGCGCGGTCACGCCGTGGAGGCCCGGCTGTACGCCGAGGACCCGTCGCGCTCCTGGTCCCCGCAGACGGGCACGCTCCACGCACTGTCCTTCCCGGCGGGCGGCGGCCCGGGCCCGACGCGGGGTGACGGGGCCTCCGGTAGCCCGTCCGGTCCGGGCTCGACGCGGGGTGACGGGGCCTCGGGTAGCCCGTGCGGTCCGGGCTGTACGCCGGGCGGCGGAACCGCCGGTAGCCCGTCCGGTCCGGGCCCGGTGCCGGGTGACGGGGCCTCCGGCACCCCGTCCGCGCGGGCGTGGACGCGGGTCGACGCCGGCTACGGCGACGGCGACCGGATCGGGGTGCACTACGACGCGATGATTGCCAAGGTCGTCGTCTGGGCGCCCACCCGGCGGGAGGCCGTGCGGCGGCTCGCCGGCGACCTGGCGCGGGCCCGGATCCACGGTCCGGTGACCAACCGGGAACTGCTCGTACGGTCCCTGCGGCACCCCGAGTTCGCCGAGGTCCGGATGGACACCGGGTTCTACGACCGGCATCTGCCCGCACTGACCGGGGCGGCGGACGGCGAGGAACTCGCCGCGCTCGCCGCGGCCCTGGCGGACGCCGCCGCCCGGCGGGCCGGCGGCGATGCGGCCGGCACCACCGCCCGCCTCGGCGGCTGGCGCAACCTCTCCTCGCAGCCGCAGGTCAAGCGCTACCGGGGCCGGGACACCGAGCACGAGGTCCGCTACCGCTTCACCCGCGACGGCGTGCGGGCCGAGGACTTCCCCGGAGTGCGGGTCCGCCGTGCCGCCCCGGACGCCGTGCGGATCGAAACCGACGGCGTGGAGAAGGAGTTCCGGATCGCCGTGTACGGGGACGACCGGGTCCACGTCGACACCCCCACCTCGGCCCACACCCTCACCCGGCTGCCCCGCTTCCCCGACCCCACCGCCCAGCGCGAGCCCGGTTCCCTGCTCGCCCCCATGCCCGGCACGGTCGTCCGGGTCGCCGAGGGCATCGCCCCCGGCGCCGCGGTCACCGCCGGCCAGCCGCTCGTCTGGCTGGAGGCGATGAAGATGGAGCACCGCATCACCGCTCCGGCCTCCGGCACCCTCACCGCGCTCCACGCCGCCCCCGGCCGCCAGGTCGAGGTCGGTGCCCTTCTCGCCGTCGTTCAAGCCGCTGCACAGGAGGAGCACCCGTCATGA
- a CDS encoding acyl-CoA carboxylase subunit beta: MTVLASALDSASADHAAHREAMLARLDALEAEHAKALAGGGEKYTARHRGRGKLLARERIELLLDPDTPFLELSPLAAWGSDHPVGASVVTGIGTVEGVECLVTANDPTVRGGASNPWTLKKILRANEIAFANRLPLISLVESGGADLPSQKEIFIPGGALFRDLTRLSAAGIPTIAVVFGNSTAGGAYVPGMSDHTVMIKERSKVFLGGPPLVKMATGEESDDESLGGAEMHARTSGLADHYALDEYDALRHARRIVARLNHRKAHPAHAAAAEPPRYDEEELLGIVPEDLKTPFDPREVIARIVDGSDFDEFKPLYGPSLVTGWARLHGHPLGILANAQGVLFSAESQKAAQFIQLANQRDIPLLFLHNTTGYMVGREYEQGGIIKHGAMMINAVANSKVPHLSVLMGASYGAGHYGMCGRAYDPRFLFAWPSAKSAVMGPQQLAGVLSIVARASAAAKGRPYDEEADAGLRAMVEQQIETESLPMFLSGRLYDDGVIDPRDTRTVLGLCLSAIHTAPVEGARGGFGVFRM; the protein is encoded by the coding sequence GTGACCGTCCTCGCCAGCGCGCTCGACAGTGCGTCCGCCGACCACGCCGCCCACCGGGAGGCCATGCTCGCCCGGCTCGACGCGCTCGAGGCCGAGCACGCCAAGGCGCTCGCCGGCGGCGGCGAGAAGTACACCGCACGCCACCGCGGACGGGGCAAACTCCTGGCCCGGGAGCGGATCGAGCTGCTCCTCGATCCCGACACCCCGTTCCTGGAACTGTCACCGCTCGCCGCCTGGGGCAGCGACCACCCCGTCGGCGCCTCCGTGGTCACCGGGATCGGCACGGTCGAGGGCGTCGAGTGCCTGGTCACCGCCAACGACCCCACCGTGCGCGGCGGAGCGAGCAACCCCTGGACGCTGAAGAAGATCCTCCGCGCCAACGAGATCGCGTTCGCCAACCGGCTGCCGCTGATCAGCCTCGTCGAGTCCGGCGGCGCGGACCTCCCCTCCCAGAAGGAGATCTTCATTCCGGGCGGGGCGCTCTTCCGCGACCTCACCCGGCTGTCCGCCGCCGGGATCCCCACGATCGCGGTCGTCTTCGGCAACTCCACCGCCGGCGGGGCGTACGTCCCCGGCATGTCCGACCACACCGTCATGATCAAGGAGCGGTCGAAGGTCTTCCTCGGCGGGCCGCCGCTGGTGAAGATGGCCACCGGCGAGGAGAGCGACGACGAGTCCCTCGGCGGCGCCGAGATGCACGCCCGTACGTCCGGACTGGCCGACCACTACGCCCTGGACGAGTACGACGCCCTCCGGCACGCCCGCCGGATCGTGGCGCGTCTCAACCACCGCAAGGCGCACCCCGCCCATGCCGCCGCGGCCGAACCTCCCCGGTACGACGAGGAGGAGCTGCTCGGCATCGTCCCCGAGGACCTGAAGACCCCGTTCGACCCCCGCGAGGTCATCGCCCGGATCGTCGACGGCTCCGACTTCGACGAGTTCAAGCCGCTGTACGGGCCGAGCCTGGTCACCGGCTGGGCGCGGCTCCACGGGCACCCGCTGGGCATCCTCGCCAACGCGCAGGGCGTGCTGTTCAGCGCCGAGTCGCAGAAGGCCGCCCAGTTCATCCAGCTTGCCAACCAGCGCGACATCCCGCTGCTCTTCCTGCACAACACCACCGGCTACATGGTCGGCCGGGAGTACGAGCAGGGCGGCATCATCAAGCACGGCGCCATGATGATCAACGCGGTCGCCAACTCGAAGGTCCCGCATCTGTCGGTGCTGATGGGCGCCTCGTACGGTGCCGGGCACTACGGCATGTGCGGCCGGGCGTACGACCCGCGCTTCCTGTTCGCCTGGCCCAGTGCCAAGTCCGCGGTGATGGGCCCGCAGCAGCTCGCCGGGGTGCTGTCGATCGTCGCCCGCGCCTCGGCCGCCGCGAAGGGGCGGCCGTACGACGAGGAGGCCGACGCGGGACTGCGCGCGATGGTCGAGCAGCAGATCGAGACCGAGTCGCTGCCGATGTTCCTGTCCGGGCGGCTGTACGACGACGGCGTCATCGACCCGCGCGACACCCGCACGGTCCTCGGCCTGTGCCTGTCCGCCATCCACACGGCCCCGGTCGAAGGCGCGCGCGGCGGCTTCGGCGTCTTCAGGATGTGA